A window of the Vibrio fluvialis genome harbors these coding sequences:
- a CDS encoding ABC transporter permease, protein MNEQIQALNLTTSQPRRIDAVFYWLGVMVFSFILLPSFALDYGLFESTADEFYDAMGWSSVNISWLWFSLPLFLIVRPLQPAGRQHKVRHYLDIGYSALCMLVILISSWLAHQGLGYSTILLFIALGAVMTTAFARLEYLGGDHFVIGSLISIILLIAIFIIFPSIAIFLPMFKDEMGQWTAWQFMEILSQSHTLSVIRNSIVLGIAVGVGATFFGLIFAIYTTRIAKRSAFIARVFSILPIVTPPFIVGLGVTLMLGRSGYITELMVDWFGLQKTNWLYGFTGIWLAQVLAFAPMSFMILDGALKSLHPSLEEASYTLKANRYQTFFGIIIPLLKPALANSFLIIFVQSLADFSNPLVLGGSFDVLATQIYFYIAGAQLDYASASTLGSVLLLFSLAIFVVQYLWIGQRSYVTISGKAYRGDVQDMPASLKLGVTLTLYVWMVFNVLLYGSIFFGSFTVNWGVDYTLTLQNYLNLFGNGMSDGAWPSLITTMIYAGVAAPITALFGLLIAYVVVRQQFYGKKVIEFSTMLCFAVPGTVAGVSYILAFNDAPIYLTGTAAIVVISMVMRNVPVGIRSGIAGLGQLDKSLDEASLSLRASSLQTIRHIILPLLRPAILSTLVYSFVRAMTTVSAIIFLVTPETRVATSYILNRVEDGEYGIAIAYGSVLIVVMLAIILLFDLLVGEARISRSKATNQDS, encoded by the coding sequence ATGAACGAGCAAATTCAGGCTTTGAACCTCACGACCAGCCAGCCACGGCGCATCGACGCCGTTTTTTACTGGCTTGGCGTGATGGTGTTTAGCTTTATCCTTCTGCCATCCTTTGCTTTGGACTATGGTCTGTTTGAATCGACCGCAGACGAGTTTTACGACGCGATGGGCTGGAGCTCTGTCAATATTTCCTGGCTCTGGTTCAGCCTGCCTCTTTTTCTGATTGTTCGCCCACTGCAACCCGCTGGACGCCAGCACAAAGTCCGCCATTATCTGGATATCGGCTATTCCGCGCTGTGCATGCTGGTGATACTAATCAGCTCCTGGCTGGCGCATCAGGGTTTGGGTTATTCCACCATCTTGCTGTTTATTGCGCTTGGCGCTGTCATGACCACGGCTTTCGCCCGCCTTGAATATTTGGGCGGCGACCATTTTGTGATTGGGTCGCTCATCAGCATTATTTTGCTGATTGCCATTTTCATTATTTTTCCAAGCATCGCGATTTTTCTGCCGATGTTCAAAGATGAGATGGGCCAATGGACCGCGTGGCAATTTATGGAGATTCTCTCGCAATCTCATACCCTGTCGGTGATCCGCAACTCCATCGTTCTGGGCATTGCGGTGGGGGTGGGTGCCACGTTCTTTGGTTTGATCTTCGCCATTTATACCACGCGCATCGCCAAACGGTCGGCGTTTATTGCCCGCGTGTTTTCCATTCTGCCCATCGTGACCCCGCCGTTCATCGTCGGACTCGGCGTGACCTTAATGCTGGGACGCTCTGGTTACATCACTGAATTGATGGTGGACTGGTTCGGGCTGCAAAAAACCAACTGGTTATATGGTTTTACCGGCATTTGGCTGGCTCAGGTTCTCGCCTTTGCGCCAATGTCGTTCATGATTCTGGATGGCGCCCTCAAATCCCTCCATCCGTCACTGGAAGAGGCGTCTTACACGCTGAAAGCCAACCGCTATCAGACATTCTTTGGCATCATTATTCCGCTCTTGAAACCGGCGCTCGCTAACTCGTTCCTGATTATTTTCGTGCAGTCGCTGGCTGATTTCAGTAACCCGTTGGTGCTGGGGGGAAGCTTTGACGTTCTGGCGACCCAAATCTACTTCTACATCGCCGGCGCACAGCTCGATTATGCCTCCGCCAGTACGCTGGGTTCTGTGCTGCTTCTGTTCTCTCTGGCCATCTTTGTCGTCCAGTATCTGTGGATTGGGCAACGTTCCTACGTCACGATTTCCGGCAAGGCCTATCGTGGTGACGTGCAGGATATGCCAGCGTCACTCAAACTGGGCGTCACCTTGACGTTGTATGTCTGGATGGTGTTTAACGTGCTTCTGTACGGCAGCATCTTCTTTGGTAGTTTCACCGTGAACTGGGGGGTGGATTACACGCTCACACTGCAAAACTACCTCAACCTGTTTGGCAACGGCATGTCTGATGGTGCCTGGCCGTCACTCATCACGACCATGATTTACGCAGGTGTCGCTGCGCCAATCACCGCCCTGTTCGGATTGCTGATTGCGTATGTAGTGGTTCGTCAGCAGTTCTACGGTAAAAAGGTCATCGAATTCTCGACCATGCTCTGCTTTGCCGTTCCGGGCACCGTGGCGGGGGTGTCGTATATTCTGGCGTTTAACGATGCGCCTATTTACCTGACAGGCACCGCGGCAATTGTGGTGATCTCGATGGTGATGCGTAACGTGCCGGTGGGCATTCGCTCCGGTATCGCCGGACTTGGTCAGCTCGATAAATCACTTGATGAAGCGTCATTGAGCCTGCGCGCCAGTTCCCTGCAAACCATTCGTCACATCATCCTGCCACTGCTGCGCCCGGCGATTCTGTCGACACTGGTCTACAGCTTTGTGCGTGCGATGACGACGGTGAGCGCGATTATCTTTCTGGTTACCCCGGAAACCCGTGTTGCCACGTCGTACATTCTGAACCGCGTCGAAGACGGTGAATACGGGATTGCCATTGCGTATGGCTCTGTCCTGATTGTGGTGATGTTAGCCATCATTCTGTTGTTTGATTTATTGGTCGGTGAAGCTCGTATTTCCCGCTCCAAAGCCACCAACCAAGATTCCTAG
- a CDS encoding ABC transporter substrate-binding protein produces the protein MIVNAKRTLLALSILGSVMAAPAAQAAGRLVVYCSATNAMCEAETKAFADKYDVKTSFVRNGSGSTLAKIDAEKNNPRADVWYGGTLDPQSQAGEMDLLQAYQSPQLDNIMTNFRDPAKRKGNYSSAVYMGILGFGVNTERLAQKGIPVPRCWSDLTKPEYQGEIQIADPQSSGTAYTALATFIQLWDEPTAFEYFKQLDKNVSQYTKSGVTPSRNSARGEIAIGIGFLHDYSLEQAKGAPLELISPCEGTGYEIGGVSIIKGARNLDNAKLFVDWVLSKEGQELAWQQGESFQILTNTLAEQSPNALNPKDLKLINYDMETYGSSDERKRLITKWVNDVKMGN, from the coding sequence ATGATTGTTAACGCAAAACGTACGCTGCTCGCACTAAGTATCCTCGGTTCGGTGATGGCCGCGCCCGCTGCTCAGGCGGCCGGTCGTCTGGTTGTCTACTGCAGCGCCACCAACGCCATGTGTGAAGCGGAAACCAAAGCGTTTGCCGACAAATATGATGTGAAAACATCCTTTGTTCGCAACGGCTCAGGCAGCACGCTGGCTAAAATCGATGCTGAGAAAAATAACCCGCGTGCCGATGTCTGGTACGGCGGCACGCTCGACCCTCAATCTCAAGCGGGTGAAATGGACTTGCTACAAGCCTATCAGTCTCCTCAGCTTGATAACATCATGACCAACTTCCGCGATCCAGCCAAACGCAAAGGGAACTACTCGTCCGCCGTCTACATGGGCATTCTTGGCTTTGGTGTCAACACCGAGCGTCTGGCTCAGAAAGGCATTCCAGTTCCTCGCTGCTGGAGCGATCTGACCAAACCGGAGTATCAGGGCGAAATTCAGATTGCTGATCCACAAAGTTCAGGCACAGCCTACACCGCGCTGGCCACCTTCATTCAGCTTTGGGATGAGCCAACGGCCTTTGAATACTTCAAACAACTCGACAAAAACGTCTCTCAATACACCAAATCAGGCGTGACTCCGTCACGTAACTCTGCGCGCGGCGAAATCGCCATCGGCATTGGTTTCCTTCATGACTATTCACTTGAACAAGCCAAAGGTGCGCCACTGGAGCTGATTTCTCCTTGTGAAGGCACTGGCTACGAAATTGGCGGTGTGAGCATTATCAAAGGTGCCCGTAACCTGGACAATGCCAAACTGTTCGTTGACTGGGTGCTATCGAAAGAAGGTCAGGAACTGGCATGGCAACAAGGCGAATCGTTCCAAATCCTGACCAACACCTTGGCAGAGCAATCGCCGAATGCCCTCAATCCGAAAGACCTCAAATTGATTAATTACGACATGGAAACCTACGGTTCTTCCGATGAGCGTAAGCGTTTGATCACCAAATGGGTGAACGACGTCAAGATGGGCAACTAA